The Clostridioides sp. ES-S-0010-02 genome window below encodes:
- a CDS encoding SpoIIIAH-like family protein: MKFNYKGRGFVIITLTAMLVIVGTVNYQLSKKSLLETSKEFKAYEEAQLQKNTTDDSDSSNKEDSDATDKQNSKESADIDIVDSKASKVKEKVTETSKEIKAQLSSEKNMKKASYILDMKMNREKQRNELVQDLNEMINNPSTTEESRKEASNMKLNIVKTQEKELQIENLLSTKGYEEALVYISDSKVNVVVNEAKLDKKDAAKIFDLVAEQANVKYENIKLTNNNTK, from the coding sequence ATGAAGTTTAATTATAAGGGAAGAGGATTTGTAATAATAACTTTAACTGCAATGTTAGTAATAGTAGGAACAGTAAATTATCAACTTAGTAAGAAATCTTTACTAGAAACATCAAAAGAATTTAAAGCATATGAAGAAGCTCAATTACAGAAGAATACTACTGATGATAGTGATAGTAGCAATAAAGAAGACTCAGATGCTACAGATAAACAAAATAGCAAAGAGAGTGCTGACATTGATATAGTTGATAGTAAGGCTAGTAAGGTTAAGGAAAAAGTAACTGAAACAAGTAAAGAAATAAAAGCTCAATTATCATCTGAAAAGAATATGAAAAAAGCATCTTATATTTTAGATATGAAAATGAACAGAGAAAAACAAAGAAATGAATTAGTTCAGGATTTAAATGAAATGATAAATAATCCATCTACAACAGAGGAATCTAGAAAAGAAGCTTCTAATATGAAATTAAATATAGTTAAAACTCAAGAAAAGGAGCTTCAAATAGAAAATCTTTTGAGTACAAAGGGATATGAAGAAGCATTAGTTTATATAAGTGATAGCAAAGTCAATGTTGTTGTAAATGAAGCTAAATTAGATAAGAAAGATGCAGCAAAAATATTTGATTTGGTTGCAGAACAGGCTAATGTAAAGTATGAAAATATTAAACTTACAAATAATAATACTAAGTAA
- a CDS encoding stage III sporulation protein AG, giving the protein MFKNLNDKDKRKVYSLITIAGICVVSLVLLSCFPSSKTDEKVGKTDADKKTEKQVAKEHEKDDLESKLTTILSKIDGAGDVDVMITFESSEEIQPAFNSNQTTETTEEKDAQGGERTVTTSSENKTMITSNSSDPVVIKTTEPKIKGVIVVASGASNPNVKETLYSAVQTSLQVAGHQVEIYSK; this is encoded by the coding sequence ATGTTTAAAAACTTAAACGACAAAGATAAGAGAAAGGTATATTCACTAATAACTATAGCTGGAATATGTGTGGTATCATTAGTACTATTATCTTGTTTTCCAAGTAGCAAAACTGATGAAAAAGTTGGAAAAACAGATGCTGACAAAAAGACTGAAAAACAAGTTGCTAAGGAACATGAAAAAGACGATTTAGAATCAAAATTAACAACAATACTATCTAAAATTGATGGAGCAGGAGATGTTGATGTAATGATTACATTTGAGTCAAGTGAAGAAATACAACCTGCTTTTAACTCAAACCAAACAACAGAAACAACAGAGGAGAAAGATGCACAAGGTGGAGAAAGAACAGTTACAACTTCAAGTGAAAATAAAACAATGATAACTTCAAATTCAAGTGACCCTGTAGTTATAAAAACTACAGAGCCAAAGATAAAAGGAGTGATAGTAGTAGCAAGTGGAGCTAGTAATCCAAATGTCAAAGAAACACTTTATAGTGCAGTTCAAACATCATTACAAGTAGCAGGTCATCAAGTAGAAATATATTCTAAATAA
- a CDS encoding stage III sporulation protein AF: MLEGIKAWIVSILIGAFIVNIVDMILPSSKIKPYVNLVLNFIFVFIVITPVVGFFSKDMSLEDRILKSMGNYNKEYVDSTNALAEETGNTSLSKGYEDGLKEVLKLKLDEYGYDLEDIELNGANINNIKIKEKNNMSKSNSDEENENNSTKGDEDSINSNDKENSKQVFKKGTEYGLNLNEDKLKNDLIKVLDVSIETIQIDK, translated from the coding sequence ATGTTAGAGGGCATAAAGGCATGGATAGTTAGTATTTTAATAGGAGCATTTATAGTAAATATAGTTGATATGATTTTACCTAGTTCCAAGATAAAGCCGTATGTTAACTTGGTGTTAAATTTTATATTCGTATTTATTGTAATAACTCCAGTGGTAGGATTTTTTTCAAAAGACATGAGCTTAGAAGATAGAATTTTAAAATCTATGGGAAATTACAATAAGGAATATGTAGATAGTACAAATGCTTTAGCAGAAGAGACTGGAAATACTAGCTTATCTAAGGGCTATGAAGATGGTTTGAAAGAAGTGCTTAAGCTAAAGCTTGATGAATATGGTTATGATTTAGAAGATATAGAGCTTAATGGTGCAAATATAAATAATATAAAAATAAAAGAAAAAAATAATATGTCAAAGAGCAATAGTGATGAAGAAAATGAAAATAATAGTACTAAAGGAGATGAAGATAGCATAAACTCTAATGACAAAGAAAATTCTAAACAAGTTTTTAAAAAAGGTACAGAGTATGGACTGAATCTAAATGAAGACAAACTAAAAAATGACCTAATAAAAGTGCTTGATGTTTCTATAGAAACTATACAAATTGATAAATAG
- the spoIIIAE gene encoding stage III sporulation protein AE, which produces MKKRFLPMIMGFVLTFFFVNIFAIIIFANEVPSSEDKEYGEAKSSIDKYIDGQLDKLDINEIQDYINKEIVINDVNLKSFVKDLISGEKNILDLFNKDGLKILMFDEFKASLKVVAVILVLALLSSILKSLENSFSSGAVSQIATYIIFITMVSLTLIGFKDVLQICYDAIDHTVGLMQVIMPILITFLLLIGFPITSTTLNPIFIGGVTFINVFFKKFLFVSVTVAFGILIINNLSKNIRLKRFFSFVKQINYVSIGAMFTVYLGLVSIQGLYVTSFDKFSVKTAKFAIGNFIPVVGGFVSDSVDILLSSSQLIKNIFGGIGLILLIGICLLPVIKILSVIVVYKLAAIIVEPVGEDGISNFLNEVANLMIIMLASVIAITIMFFVTVAILTSISVVSQG; this is translated from the coding sequence ATGAAAAAAAGATTTTTACCAATGATTATGGGATTTGTATTGACTTTCTTTTTTGTAAATATCTTTGCCATTATAATATTTGCTAATGAGGTTCCAAGTAGCGAAGATAAAGAATATGGTGAAGCTAAGAGTAGCATAGATAAATATATTGATGGTCAGTTAGACAAGTTAGATATAAATGAAATTCAAGATTATATAAATAAAGAAATAGTTATTAATGATGTTAATTTAAAATCGTTTGTAAAAGACCTAATTAGTGGAGAAAAAAATATTTTAGATTTATTTAATAAAGATGGACTGAAGATATTGATGTTTGATGAGTTTAAAGCAAGTTTAAAGGTAGTGGCAGTAATTTTAGTATTAGCTTTACTGTCATCTATTTTAAAAAGTTTAGAGAATTCTTTTTCATCAGGTGCAGTTAGTCAAATAGCAACGTATATAATATTTATTACAATGGTATCGCTCACTTTAATTGGATTTAAAGATGTACTACAAATTTGTTATGATGCAATAGACCATACTGTAGGTCTTATGCAAGTTATAATGCCAATACTAATAACATTTTTACTTTTAATTGGATTTCCAATAACATCTACTACTTTAAATCCTATTTTTATAGGAGGAGTGACATTTATAAATGTATTTTTCAAGAAATTTTTATTTGTATCAGTAACTGTTGCATTTGGAATTCTAATAATAAACAATTTATCAAAAAACATAAGGCTAAAAAGATTTTTTTCTTTTGTCAAACAAATAAATTATGTTTCTATTGGGGCTATGTTTACCGTATATTTAGGACTTGTATCTATACAAGGCTTATATGTAACTAGTTTTGATAAATTCAGTGTAAAAACTGCGAAGTTTGCTATAGGTAACTTTATACCAGTTGTTGGTGGATTTGTATCAGATTCTGTGGATATTTTACTATCTTCATCTCAACTTATAAAAAATATATTTGGTGGAATAGGGCTTATCTTACTCATTGGGATTTGTTTGCTTCCAGTGATAAAAATTTTATCTGTCATAGTGGTATATAAATTGGCAGCAATAATTGTAGAGCCTGTTGGAGAAGATGGGATATCAAATTTTTTAAATGAAGTTGCAAATCTAATGATAATAATGTTAGCATCAGTAATTGCTATAACAATAATGTTCTTTGTGACTGTAGCTATTTTGACCTCGATAAGTGTTGTAAGTCAAGGATAA
- the spoIIIAD gene encoding stage III sporulation protein AD, protein MEIMQLIGIAIISTTLCLVIKKDRPEIANFIAIITGVTILLSVMFKLNFIIDSIQDLANKANIPTMYISLIIKLIGIAYLMEFAIQLCKDCGEGNIASKLEFGGKIIVMSMSFPILLSIVEMVVNIIP, encoded by the coding sequence TTGGAAATAATGCAATTAATAGGAATTGCAATCATTTCAACTACACTCTGTTTAGTAATAAAAAAAGATAGACCAGAAATAGCAAATTTCATAGCAATAATAACTGGAGTAACAATATTATTATCAGTTATGTTTAAGCTAAATTTTATAATAGATAGTATACAAGATTTAGCTAATAAAGCTAATATTCCAACTATGTATATATCTTTAATAATAAAATTAATAGGAATAGCATATTTAATGGAATTTGCAATACAACTTTGTAAAGATTGTGGGGAAGGAAACATTGCTTCAAAACTAGAGTTTGGAGGAAAAATAATAGTTATGTCAATGTCTTTCCCTATACTTTTATCCATTGTAGAAATGGTGGTGAATATAATTCCATAG
- the spoIIIAC gene encoding stage III sporulation protein AC — MEISLILKVAGVGILISVLNMILEKTDRKDWAGLTTLAGVIIVLGMVITEISDLFNTVRTMFQLY, encoded by the coding sequence ATGGAGATATCATTGATATTAAAGGTTGCAGGTGTAGGTATTCTAATATCAGTATTAAATATGATATTGGAAAAAACAGACAGAAAAGATTGGGCAGGGCTTACTACTTTGGCAGGTGTAATAATCGTGTTGGGGATGGTAATAACAGAAATAAGTGATTTATTCAATACTGTAAGAACAATGTTTCAACTTTACTAA
- a CDS encoding stage III sporulation protein AB, with the protein MQIKIIIIALLIGSSYLIGEHIYKTYTRRHKQLNDLIRVLEILRMDLSFGLYTLEEIFRRIGCNKDFCFWNFFYQISEELHNEQSKTLEEIISENTEILVKETYLGSKEIEELKNLILTLGKSDIESQQRMIDLSIENLKKQTYETKEDISKKGLLYKKLVTFIGIGICIILI; encoded by the coding sequence TTGCAAATTAAGATAATTATTATAGCACTCCTAATAGGAAGTAGTTATTTGATAGGTGAACATATATACAAAACCTATACACGAAGACACAAACAACTAAATGATTTAATAAGAGTTTTAGAAATATTAAGGATGGATTTATCTTTTGGGCTTTATACATTAGAAGAAATTTTTAGAAGGATAGGATGCAATAAAGACTTTTGTTTTTGGAATTTTTTCTATCAAATTTCAGAAGAACTTCACAATGAACAAAGCAAAACTTTAGAAGAAATAATATCAGAGAATACTGAAATTTTAGTTAAAGAAACTTATCTTGGAAGTAAAGAAATTGAGGAATTAAAAAATCTAATTCTTACATTGGGAAAAAGTGATATAGAGTCCCAACAAAGAATGATAGATTTATCTATAGAAAATCTGAAAAAACAAACCTATGAAACAAAAGAAGACATAAGTAAAAAAGGGTTGCTATATAAAAAATTAGTAACCTTTATAGGCATAGGTATATGTATTATATTGATTTAA
- the spoIIIAA gene encoding stage III sporulation protein AA, protein MNKLSDEIINSLSTNIREKVEKISDNNLNIEEIRLRSQKPLILNANSKDYFYNQKTMELDLNQHNSYIVTREDIEQTFQIICKYSIHSFMDDIKKGFITLRGGHRVGLVGKVIVEDGQVKNIKHISSLNIRVSREVIGCSNKILSHIIKGKNQINNTLIISPPQCGKTTLIRDIVRNLSNGNEEYRFKGLKVALVDERNEIAGAYLGAPQMDVGIRTDIIETCPKELGITMLLRSMSPNVIVTDEIGSEKEIKALYTALNGGIGLITTVHGDSMEDIQNRKELNRLLDKELFKKVIILSAKKGAGTIEKIYDLEEKRWYFAN, encoded by the coding sequence ATGAATAAACTTTCAGATGAAATAATAAACTCTCTTTCTACAAACATAAGAGAGAAGGTAGAAAAAATCTCAGACAATAATCTAAACATAGAAGAAATTAGATTACGTTCACAAAAACCATTGATACTAAATGCAAACTCTAAAGATTATTTTTATAATCAAAAAACTATGGAACTTGATTTAAATCAGCACAATTCATATATAGTGACAAGGGAAGATATAGAGCAAACTTTTCAAATAATATGTAAATACTCAATACATTCATTTATGGATGATATAAAAAAAGGGTTTATAACTTTGAGAGGAGGCCATAGAGTAGGGTTAGTTGGAAAAGTAATAGTAGAAGATGGACAAGTCAAAAATATAAAACACATATCATCTTTAAATATAAGAGTATCAAGAGAAGTCATAGGATGTTCAAATAAGATTTTAAGTCATATCATAAAAGGTAAAAATCAAATTAATAATACTTTGATAATATCTCCACCTCAATGTGGAAAGACAACTTTAATTAGAGATATAGTAAGAAATTTAAGTAATGGTAATGAAGAATATAGATTTAAAGGATTGAAGGTAGCACTAGTAGATGAACGTAATGAGATAGCAGGAGCTTACTTAGGTGCTCCACAGATGGATGTTGGAATAAGGACTGATATAATAGAAACTTGCCCAAAAGAGTTGGGTATTACGATGCTTTTAAGGTCAATGTCGCCAAATGTTATTGTGACAGATGAAATTGGAAGTGAGAAAGAAATAAAGGCATTATATACAGCATTAAATGGAGGTATTGGATTAATAACTACTGTACATGGAGATTCAATGGAAGATATACAAAATAGAAAAGAGTTAAACAGACTCTTAGACAAAGAATTGTTTAAAAAAGTTATAATTCTTTCTGCTAAGAAAGGTGCAGGGACAATTGAAAAAATTTATGATTTAGAAGAAAAGAGATGGTACTTTGCAAATTAA
- a CDS encoding fructose-1,6-bisphosphatase: MKNLCKISDEYLNSKLKYLKLLSKQYPSISKASTEIINLEAILNLPKGTEHFITDVHGEYEPFVHVLKNGSGVIKRKIEELFSNTIRDSEKKMLATLVYYPEQKLDLIIKQEENIDDFYRINIYRLIELCKYASSKYTRSKVRKLLPENFKYIIEELLHEHIKSEHKEEYYKSIVETIVDIGIAKEFIIAISTVIQKLVVDRLHVIGDIYDRGPRPDIIVDKLIEHHCVDIQWGNHDILWMGAASGEKTCIANALRISARYANLDIVEDIYGINLLPLATFAIEMYKDDPCKEFIPKINDQSVTTTEKSLMAKMHKAISIIQFKLEGEVIKRRPEFEMEHRLLLNMINYEEGTITLKGKTYKLKDTYLPTIDKKDPYKLSIEEKNVIEKLVSSFRGSEKLQKHVSFLFSKGSIYLKANSNLLIHGCVPLNEDGSFMSMNIMGKEYKGKILMDKMESLAREGFFFKDKAEEKLYGMDIMWYLWTGKCSSLFGKDDMTTFERYFIAEKETHKENKNPYFKLRESDVACERIFEEFDLELDESHIINGHVPVESKNGESPIKANGKILVIDGGFSRAYQKTTGIAGYTLIYNSRTLQLVSHEPFNSAEEAIANESDILSTTVVVEHKAKRKMVRDTDEGVKIQEEIEDLKLLLMAYKKGLIKEM; this comes from the coding sequence ATGAAAAATCTGTGTAAAATATCAGATGAATATTTAAATAGTAAACTTAAATATTTAAAGTTATTATCAAAACAATATCCAAGCATATCGAAAGCAAGTACAGAAATAATAAATTTAGAGGCTATATTAAATCTTCCAAAGGGAACTGAACATTTTATAACAGATGTACATGGCGAATATGAGCCATTTGTACATGTTTTAAAAAATGGTTCTGGTGTAATAAAGAGAAAAATAGAAGAATTATTTTCAAATACAATAAGAGATAGTGAAAAAAAGATGCTAGCAACTCTTGTATACTATCCTGAACAAAAACTAGACTTAATAATTAAACAAGAGGAAAATATAGATGATTTTTATAGAATAAATATCTATAGACTTATAGAACTTTGTAAGTATGCTTCCAGCAAATACACTAGGTCAAAAGTTAGAAAACTTTTACCAGAAAATTTTAAATACATAATAGAAGAACTTTTACATGAGCATATTAAAAGTGAACATAAAGAAGAATACTATAAAAGTATAGTTGAGACAATAGTTGATATAGGTATAGCTAAAGAGTTTATAATTGCAATTTCCACGGTTATACAAAAGTTAGTTGTTGACAGACTACATGTAATAGGTGATATTTATGATAGAGGTCCAAGACCAGATATAATTGTAGATAAGCTTATTGAACATCATTGTGTAGATATTCAATGGGGAAATCATGACATACTATGGATGGGTGCAGCATCAGGTGAAAAAACTTGTATAGCAAATGCACTTAGAATTTCGGCTAGATATGCAAACCTAGATATCGTAGAAGATATATATGGGATAAATCTATTACCTTTAGCTACTTTTGCAATAGAAATGTATAAAGATGACCCATGTAAAGAATTTATTCCTAAGATTAATGACCAAAGTGTGACAACAACAGAAAAGTCTTTGATGGCAAAAATGCATAAGGCAATAAGTATAATTCAATTTAAACTTGAAGGTGAAGTGATAAAGAGAAGACCTGAGTTTGAAATGGAGCATAGGCTTTTGCTTAACATGATAAATTATGAAGAAGGAACAATTACTTTAAAAGGAAAAACATATAAACTAAAAGATACTTATTTGCCTACAATAGACAAAAAAGACCCATATAAATTGAGTATTGAAGAAAAAAATGTTATTGAAAAATTAGTGTCTTCATTTAGAGGTAGCGAAAAATTACAAAAGCATGTTTCATTTTTATTTTCTAAAGGAAGTATATATTTAAAGGCAAACTCAAATTTATTAATTCATGGATGTGTCCCATTGAATGAAGATGGAAGCTTTATGTCTATGAATATAATGGGAAAAGAGTATAAAGGTAAAATCCTTATGGATAAGATGGAATCTCTAGCAAGAGAAGGTTTTTTCTTTAAGGATAAAGCAGAAGAAAAACTATATGGTATGGATATTATGTGGTATTTGTGGACTGGAAAATGTTCATCATTATTTGGAAAAGACGATATGACTACATTTGAAAGATATTTTATAGCAGAAAAAGAGACTCATAAAGAAAATAAGAATCCATATTTTAAGCTTAGAGAAAGTGATGTTGCTTGTGAAAGAATATTTGAAGAATTTGATTTAGAACTTGATGAATCACATATAATAAATGGGCATGTTCCTGTAGAAAGTAAAAATGGAGAGAGCCCAATAAAAGCCAATGGAAAAATTCTTGTTATAGATGGTGGTTTTTCTAGAGCCTATCAAAAAACTACTGGTATAGCTGGATACACTTTGATATATAATTCTAGAACTTTACAACTAGTATCACATGAACCATTTAATTCTGCTGAAGAGGCTATTGCAAATGAAAGCGATATCTTATCGACAACTGTTGTAGTAGAGCATAAGGCAAAGAGAAAAATGGTGAGAGATACTGATGAGGGTGTAAAAATACAAGAAGAAATAGAAGACTTAAAATTGCTTTTAATGGCCTATAAAAAAGGGCTAATAAAAGAAATGTAG
- a CDS encoding GNAT family N-acetyltransferase yields MSEITLKNGIEVSIREGVKEDAQAIIDFYNEVGGETHFLSFGKDEYKISLEDQENSIESAKASDNSIKLIAFIDREIAGIATIDSNQKAKGKHVGVLGIVVKEKYWGAGLGKRLMLDLIEWCKSNGITKKITLVTNEENHNAIELYKRVGFEVESILKKECYYNGVYTDLIGMSLLLGI; encoded by the coding sequence ATGTCAGAAATAACTTTAAAGAATGGTATAGAAGTATCTATTAGAGAAGGCGTAAAAGAAGATGCCCAAGCTATTATAGATTTTTATAATGAAGTAGGTGGGGAAACTCATTTTCTTTCATTTGGGAAAGATGAATATAAAATATCTTTAGAAGACCAAGAAAATTCTATAGAGTCAGCAAAAGCATCTGATAACTCAATAAAATTAATTGCATTTATAGATAGAGAGATAGCTGGTATTGCTACAATTGATTCCAATCAAAAAGCAAAAGGAAAGCATGTTGGAGTTTTAGGAATTGTTGTTAAAGAAAAATACTGGGGAGCTGGATTAGGTAAAAGACTTATGTTAGACCTTATAGAATGGTGTAAATCAAATGGAATAACTAAGAAAATAACTCTTGTTACTAATGAAGAAAATCATAATGCTATAGAATTATACAAAAGAGTCGGATTTGAAGTAGAAAGTATATTAAAGAAAGAATGTTATTACAATGGTGTTTATACTGATTTGATAGGGATGTCACTTTTATTAGGAATATAA
- a CDS encoding amino acid permease, with protein sequence MNEKNKMGLISIILLGINAVVGAGVFLLPGNAMKAFGVASIFVYMFDMLLVLSMAFCFAEVAGKFNKNGAAYVYTKEAFGDFFGFEVGLMKWVIGCISWGALIVGFPTSLSAVWAPAGDPHIQKIIIVAMIVGLTIINLLGVSLSKIVQNVITVGKLIPLVLFIVIGVFFIKGANFTNSTMVPPGAGVTEFGAAALLMFYSFTGFESIAVAAEDMENPQKNIPIAIISVIVIASIIYILNQVVCVGILGDKLSSTATPVADAARICFGNMGAGLVTFGTLVSVGGICMCGAFVNPRSCVALADDKMLPRMFARKDKNGTPYVAIIATMIITIPIALSGSFAELAAISAVARFIQYIPTSLSVLVFRKKRPELVGTFRTPFGAVIPLIAVCVGTWLLFQASMHQLVMGLGALAVGVPLYFIMKSYNRKVYGEDLKKVV encoded by the coding sequence ATGAACGAAAAAAATAAAATGGGATTAATAAGTATTATACTTTTAGGTATTAATGCGGTTGTAGGAGCAGGAGTTTTCCTATTACCAGGAAACGCAATGAAGGCATTTGGTGTTGCGAGTATATTTGTATATATGTTTGATATGCTATTAGTTTTATCTATGGCGTTTTGTTTTGCTGAAGTGGCAGGTAAATTTAATAAAAATGGTGCTGCATATGTGTACACCAAAGAAGCATTTGGAGATTTTTTTGGATTTGAAGTAGGTCTTATGAAATGGGTAATAGGATGTATTTCTTGGGGAGCGTTAATAGTAGGTTTTCCTACATCTTTATCAGCAGTATGGGCTCCTGCAGGTGACCCACATATACAAAAAATTATAATAGTAGCTATGATAGTTGGACTTACAATTATAAATTTATTAGGAGTATCTTTATCAAAAATTGTACAAAATGTTATAACAGTAGGTAAGCTAATTCCATTAGTATTATTTATAGTAATAGGTGTATTTTTTATAAAAGGAGCTAATTTTACTAATTCAACAATGGTACCACCAGGAGCAGGAGTTACAGAATTTGGAGCAGCAGCACTTTTAATGTTTTATTCATTTACAGGGTTTGAATCTATAGCAGTAGCAGCAGAAGATATGGAGAATCCTCAAAAAAATATACCTATAGCAATTATAAGTGTAATAGTAATTGCATCAATAATATATATATTAAATCAAGTTGTGTGTGTTGGTATTTTAGGAGATAAATTATCCAGTACAGCTACTCCTGTTGCAGATGCGGCGAGAATATGTTTTGGAAATATGGGTGCAGGATTAGTTACTTTTGGGACATTAGTTTCTGTTGGTGGAATTTGTATGTGTGGTGCTTTTGTAAATCCAAGAAGCTGTGTAGCTTTAGCTGATGACAAAATGTTACCAAGAATGTTTGCAAGGAAAGATAAAAATGGTACACCATATGTAGCAATAATAGCAACTATGATAATTACTATACCAATAGCTTTGTCTGGAAGTTTTGCTGAATTAGCAGCAATAAGTGCAGTTGCTAGATTTATACAATATATACCTACTTCTCTATCAGTGTTAGTATTTAGAAAGAAAAGACCAGAATTAGTAGGGACTTTTAGAACTCCATTTGGAGCAGTAATTCCTTTAATTGCAGTGTGTGTTGGTACATGGTTATTATTCCAGGCGTCTATGCACCAATTAGTTATGGGATTAGGAGCATTAGCAGTTGGAGTACCACTATACTTTATAATGAAGTCTTATAACAGAAAAGTTTATGGAGAAGATTTAAAGAAAGTTGTTTAA
- a CDS encoding gamma-glutamyl-gamma-aminobutyrate hydrolase family protein, which yields MKPIIGILGNLIIMENGMFPGLERSYVNNDYINAVLKGGGSPVIIPVNTDREVIKRQIEMVDGVLISGGWDVNPQLYGEETREETMFIYPEVDEFDLIAISIALELKKPILGICRGLQILNVSLGGTLYQDNSLVKGSYIKHTQSSKRHVATHKVDVQDGSILEGILGKQLLTNSYHHQSIKQLGEGLKAIAYSKDGIIEAIEKEDENFVVGIQWHPEMMVDYCNKMEKLFKYFVNICSTL from the coding sequence ATGAAACCAATAATAGGTATTTTAGGAAATCTGATAATAATGGAAAATGGAATGTTTCCTGGGCTTGAAAGATCTTATGTAAATAATGATTATATAAACGCAGTATTAAAGGGAGGAGGTAGCCCAGTTATTATTCCAGTAAATACAGATAGAGAAGTTATAAAGAGACAGATTGAGATGGTTGATGGAGTTTTAATATCTGGAGGATGGGATGTTAATCCTCAATTATATGGTGAAGAAACAAGAGAAGAAACAATGTTTATATATCCCGAAGTAGATGAATTTGATTTAATTGCTATAAGTATAGCTTTAGAACTTAAAAAGCCAATACTAGGTATATGCAGAGGGCTACAAATATTAAATGTAAGCCTAGGTGGAACTTTATATCAAGATAATAGTCTTGTTAAAGGAAGTTACATAAAACATACACAATCTTCTAAAAGACATGTAGCTACTCATAAGGTAGATGTTCAAGACGGGAGTATTTTAGAAGGTATTTTAGGAAAACAATTACTTACAAATAGTTATCATCATCAAAGTATTAAACAACTTGGTGAAGGATTAAAAGCCATAGCATACTCAAAAGATGGTATAATAGAAGCTATTGAAAAAGAGGATGAAAATTTTGTAGTAGGAATACAGTGGCATCCAGAAATGATGGTAGATTATTGTAATAAAATGGAAAAGTTATTTAAATATTTCGTAAATATTTGTTCAACTTTATAA
- a CDS encoding TIGR03905 family TSCPD domain-containing protein: MKYKTTGTCATEIEFEVKDDKVTNVNFVGGCDGNLKGLKVLVEGMNIENVIQKLKGIECKTKPTSCPDQLSLALENYINKK; this comes from the coding sequence ATGAAATACAAAACAACAGGGACTTGTGCTACAGAAATTGAATTTGAGGTAAAAGATGACAAAGTTACAAATGTAAATTTTGTTGGTGGATGTGATGGAAATTTAAAAGGATTAAAAGTGTTGGTTGAAGGTATGAATATAGAAAATGTAATTCAAAAACTAAAAGGAATAGAGTGTAAAACAAAACCAACATCTTGTCCAGACCAACTTTCTCTGGCATTAGAGAATTATATAAATAAAAAATAA